In Vigna unguiculata cultivar IT97K-499-35 chromosome 3, ASM411807v1, whole genome shotgun sequence, a single genomic region encodes these proteins:
- the LOC114175538 gene encoding uncharacterized protein LOC114175538, which translates to MLFPNVNDFVDCAAMNAFVGYKSRYENPVTAILTEVYGTLNQCHELKRRKMLCCLPVLYVWFISRVSKGILNATCPVEELLQCKPEIKGANEWAQLCASLSEEKIRWCASWQQGSHIIYHCGNYPNVPLMGIRCCINYNPLLAQRQFGYPMRGSPTSASLATLRIYYEEGTFAEVLHQIRDAWGNIVRAEGDPRSWTVDERIPYNQWLAARVKAVKLPFKLISPDSNVEKRLLNAEVQQAKLLRAELERTKQENVTLTNDLQNLQQNYANLKHDKMESEWVHEELIRKQKQDLTSVNAELRWKSMECGITEISERVRRDLCGEFKRDKQEALEKL; encoded by the coding sequence ATGCTTTTCCCTAATGTCAATGATTTTGTTGACTGTGCTGCCATGAATGCGTTTGTGGGATACAAAAGTCGTTATGAAAATCCTGTCACTGCCATTCTAACTGAGGTGTACGGGACTTTGAATCAATGTCATGAGCTTAAGAGAAGGAAGATGTTATGTTGTTTACCGGTGTTGTATGTATGGTTCATCTCTCGTGTGAGTAAGGGCATTTTGAATGCTACGTGCCCTGTGGAGGAGCTACTACAATGTAAACCAGAGATAAAAGGGGCCAATGAATGGGCACAACTCTGTGCAAGCTTAAGTGAGGAGAAGATTAGATGGTGTGCTTCTTGGCAGCAAGGATCGCATATCATATACCATTGTGGCAATTACCCTAATGTGCCCCTCATGGGTATCCGGTGTTGTATTAATTACAATCCTTTGCTAGCACAAAGACAATTTGGGTATCCTATGAGAGGATCACCAACATCGGCATCCCTCGCCACATTGCGAATTTATTACGAGGAAGGGACTTTTGCTGAAGTGCTTCACCAAATTAGAGACGCTTGGGGCAATATTGTTCGTGCAGAGGGGGACCCAAGATCGTGGACTGTTGATGAAAGAATTCCTTACAACCAATGGCTCGCAGCAAGGGTTAAGGCAGTCAAATTGCCATTCAAGTTGATTTCTCCAGACTCGAATGTTGAAAAGAGGTTGTTGAATGCTGAGGTTCAACAAGCGAAGTTGCTGAGGGCAGAACTAGAGAGGACGAAACAGGAAAATGTCACGTTGACCAATGACCTTCAAAACCTGCAACAAAATTATGCAAACCTCAAACATGATAAGATGGAAAGCGAGTGGGTGCATGAAGAGTTGATAAGAAAGCAGAAACAAGACCTAACATCAGTTAATGCTGAGCTGAGGTGGAAATCCATGGAGTGCGGCATAACAGAGATATCAGAGCGTGTTAGAAGAGACTTGTGTGGTGAATTCAAGAGGGACAAGCAAGAAGCATTGGAAAAGTTGTAG
- the LOC114175539 gene encoding uncharacterized protein LOC114175539, giving the protein MENQGETPEMMKTDIQQLKSQMSQILEALNAMQNPGETCTPQQHRVQENQTCPPSSLPSDYTPPPGVDSRKVYVQNVENNAVKEENKLEAATSTCSGETTHPNIVNMVETKQHDVKSIAAPGDVKDEESKLEMLDKRLKAIEGERNFAFSDATGLCLVQDVVIPPKFKLPEFEKYRGNTCPKNHITMFCRKMTAYAHDEKLLIHFFQESLIGIALNWYTLLEPTHIRSWKDLADAFLRQYGYNSDTTPSRLQLQNMAKKEFEAFKEYARRWREIAAQVVPPLPDKEMATMFIDTLESPFYERMVSNVSSSFADLVIIGERIEIGVKTGKITHASAMIASVNESISKPGKRRDRKAQSCPTAQIPLTYPHSGAFPGQNWRTDSNSTSHRTTVQGNVNQDNRLVSFTPIPMTYAALLPSLLQRGLASICPMKPVKPPYPKTYDADARCDYHGGAIGHSTENCWGLKRKVQSLIDSGQLKFE; this is encoded by the coding sequence ATGGAAAACCAAGGAGAAACCCCAGAGATGATGAAGACCGATATCCAACAATTGAAGAGTCAGATGAGTCAAATCTTGGAGGCCTTGAATGCCATGCAAAACCCTGGAGAGACGTGCACACCACAACAACACAGGGTTCAGGAAAACCAGACTTGTCCTCCATCTAGCCTCCCTTCAGATTACACTCCACCCCCTGGAGTGGACTCGAGGAAAGTTTACGTTCAAAATGTTGAAAACAATGcggttaaagaagaaaataagctTGAAGCTGCTACTTCCACATGTTCTGGGGAAACCACTCATCCAAATATAGTGAACATGGTAGAGACAAAGCAACATGATGTGAAGTCTATCGCTGCACCTGGGGACGTTAAGGACGAAGAAAGTAAATTAGAAATGCTTGATAAGAGGTTGAAAGCCATAGAAGGGGAAAGGAATTTCGCATTCAGTGATGCTACTGGACTATGCTTGGTCCAAGACGTGGTGATACCCCCAAAGTTCAAGTTGCCAGAATTTGAGAAGTATCGAGGGAATACTTGTCCAAAGAACCATATAACCATGTTTTGTAGGAAGATGACTGCCTATGCTCATGATGAAAAGCTACTAATTCACTTCTTCCAGGAAAGCTTAATTGGCATCGCTCTTAATTGGTATACGCTTTTGGAACCAACTCACATTCGTTCATGGAAAGATCTGGCTGATGCATTCTTGAGGCAATATGGATACAATAGTGATACAACGCCTAGTAGGTTGCAGTTGCAAAATATGGCGAAGAAGGAGTTTGAGGCGTTCAAAGAGTACGCTCGGAGATGGAGGGAGATTGCTGCTCAAGTGGTGCCACCTTTGCCTGATAAAGAGATGGCAACTATGTTTATAGACACTCTGGAATCACCCTTCTATGAGCGCATGGTGAGTAATGTTTCCTCAAGCTTTGCAGACTTGGTGATAATCGGagaaagaattgaaattggTGTGAAGACAGGGAAGATCACACATGCTTCTGCCATGATAGCGAGTGTGAACGAGTCCATTTCTAAACCTGGGAAGAGGAGAGATCGGAAAGCTCAATCATGTCCCACTGCTCAAATACCCTTGACCTACCCTCATTCCGGAGCCTTTCCAGGACAAAATTGGAGAACCGATTCGAACTCAACTTCCCACCGAACCACTGTACAGGGAAATGTTAATCAAGACAATAGACTTGTGAGTTTCACTCCTATCCCTATGACCTATGCAGCATTGCTCCCAAGTCTTCTCCAAAGAGGTTTGGCCTCTATTTGCCCGATGAAGCCTGTCAAGCCCCCGTACCCTAAAACTTATGACGCAGATGCAAGATGTGATTATCATGGAGGGGCTATTGGCCATTCAACTGAAAATTGTTGGGGACTCAAGCGTAAAGTGCAATCCTTGATTGATTCAGGACAGTTAAAGTTTGAATGA
- the LOC114176141 gene encoding calcineurin subunit B-like — MLSVEVLGFHMAKIDLFKFIDASQKKVVGSSWEMTMQCSFLLSFSLSQTHVFSQEAMGNTSSMLTQYDIEEVQQHCQHAFTQQEIVSLYQRFCQLDRNNCGFISSDEFLSIPEFAVNPLSQSLLRMLDGLNFKEFVAFLSAFSPRATLHQKILFIFKVYDTDCNGKVTFHDMLRALRDLSGSFMFEQQREEVLTQVLEEAGYAKDSSLVLSDFVKILGNSGLKMEVEIPVD; from the exons ATGTTGAGTGTGGAGGTGTTAGGCTTCCACATGGCGAAAATAGACCTTTTCAAATTCATTGATGCGTCGCAGAAGAAAGTAGTTGGGAGCAGTTGGGAAATGACGATGCAGTGCTcatttcttctctctttctctctctcacagACACACGTTTTTTCGCAAGAAGCCATGGGCAACACATCTTCCATGCTCACCCAATACGACATCGAAGAGGTTCAGCAACACTGCCAACACGCTT TTACGCAGCAGGAGATTGTTTCTCTGTACCAACGTTTCTGTCAACTCGATCGCAACAACTGCGGTTTCATCTCTTCCGATGAATTCCTCTCCATTCCCGAATTCGCCGTTAATCCTCTCTCTCAg AGTTTGTTGAGGATGCTGGACGGATTGAACTTCAAGGAATTCGTGGCCTTCTTGTCTGCCTTCAGTCCCCGCGCCACTCTTCACCAAAAAATTTTAT TCATTTTCAAGGTGTATGATACCGATTGCAATGGAAAAGTGACCTTCCATGACATGCTCAGGGCTTTGAGGGATTTGTCAGGATCCTTCATGTTCGAGCAACAGAGAGAG GAAGTTCTGACACAGGTCCTTGAGGAAGCTGGGTATGCAAAGGATTCTTCATTAGTCTTGTCTGACTTCGTGAAG ATTCTTGGCAATTCGGGTTTGAAGATGGAAGTAGAGATTCCGGTGGATTAG
- the LOC114177210 gene encoding uncharacterized protein LOC114177210 has product MVESSMAESDITVMKETLRAQQQLLQKLYAELDKEREASATAASEAMDMILRLQGEKAAVKMEASHYKRVAEEKIGHAEATLEVFEELMYQKELEIASLEFQILAYRNKLLTLGYDFSTSDLEFTEELLLSRSASNEQGENDRASSSTVRRLTSLPPIPFKNNLKSARKRERSPSPVPDMFPRIGDSDGQEATSPSLDLPRKTEDYSDGSLDAYWNQIMKLDEKVKVISDCKESEGEPCTTLRSRRGRSGLILSQANIKVTSDQTDTSCSGKENQTQDREDVVNPSCASNIHDVFEVPQTCAPEKRRLEKWISDADNRLTKPDLVSEEIIGSHVKHDFDKLKSMLSANLESRMHSPKDMKAIIWQKREGADVECNALAEFQKLNQRIDQLERETVNTMKEIMNKVKGEEHLRLLKDICSQLKSMESEMRRAKTPKPSPKRDNPLDPIQEAMVYFWL; this is encoded by the exons ATGGTAGAAAGCAGCATGGCTGAGAGTGATATAACAGTCATGAAGGAGACGCTTCGTGCCCAGCAGCAACTTCTGCAGAAGCTGTATGCAGAGTTGGATAAGGAAAGAGAAGCGTCTGCAACTGCAGCCAGTGAAGCCATGGACATGATACTGCGGTTGCAGGGAGAGAAGGCTGCGGTGAAGATGGAGGCGAGTCACTACAAGAGAGTGGCAGAGGAGAAGATAGGTCATGCTGAGGCCACTCTTGAAGTTTTTGAAGAGCTTATGTATCAGAAGGAATTGGAAATTGCTTCTCTTGAGTTTCAGATATTGGCTTACAGAAACAAACTTCTCACCCTGGGATATGATTTCAGTACCAGTGATCTTGAATTCACTGAAGAACTGTTGTTGAGTAGAAGTGCATCAAATGAACAAGGAGAAAATGATCGAGCTAGTAGTAGCACGGTAAGAAGGCTAACTTCATTGCCCCCTATTCCGTTTAAGAATAACTTGAAATCTGCTCGGAAAAGAGAAAGATCACCTAGCCCTGTTCCAGATATGTTTCCTAGAATAGGGGACAGTGATGGCCAAGAAGCCACTTCTCCAAGCTTGGATTTGCCAAGAAAAACAGAAGATTATTCAGATGGAAGTCTTGATGCGTACTGGAACCAGATTATGAAGTTAGATGAAAAGGTGAAAGTAATTTCAGATTGTAAAGAGTCAGAAGGAGAACCATGTACCACGTTGAGGAGCAGAAGAGGGAGATCGGGTTTAATACTTTCACAGGCAAACATTAAGGTAACCTCAGACCAAACAGATACTAGTTGCTCAGGTAAAGAAAATCAAACACAGGACAGAGAGGATGTTGTTAATCCCTCGTGCGCGAGTAATATCCATGATGTGTTTGAAGTTCCACAAACATGTGCACCTGAGAAAAGAAGACTTGAGAAATGGATTTCAGATGCAGATAACAGGTTAACAAAACCAGACCTGGTGTCTGAGGAAATCATTGGATCGCATGTTAAACATGATTTCGACAAGCTAAAGAGCATGCTGAGTGCAAATCTTGAGAGCAGAATGCACAGTCCGAAAGACATGAAGGCCATTATTTGGCAGAAAAGGGAAGGGGCGGATGTGGAATGCAATGCTCTAGCTGAGTTTCAAAAGTTGAATCAGAGAATTGATCAGCTTGAGAGGGAAACAGTCAATACAATGAAAGAGATTATGAATAAAGTGAAAGGGGAAGAGCATTTGAGGTTGTTGAAAGATATATGCAGTCAACTCAAATCAATGGAATCAGAGATGAGAAGAGCAAAAACCCCAAAACCCTCACCTAAGAGGGATAATCCTTTGGATCCTATTCAAGAG GCAATGGTGTACTTCTGGCTTTGA